A genome region from Bufo gargarizans isolate SCDJY-AF-19 chromosome 2, ASM1485885v1, whole genome shotgun sequence includes the following:
- the LOC122928302 gene encoding protocadherin gamma-B1-like, whose product MLRISTKGNSVLCLKSPEKYLNINMDNGNLYIADRIDREKLCGASVDCVLTFDSVVENPLNIFSVKIDIKDINDNPPKFHHDTLTLEISESTSPGAKFVLQNAEDLDIGINSLISYKLSTNQYFALREKVSTDGSVFPELILEKPLDRETQDRHELILTASDGGNPVQTGTA is encoded by the coding sequence ATGTTAAGGATCTCTACAAAAGGAAATTCCGTATTGTGTCTAAAATCTCCTGAGAAATATCTCAATATAAATATGGATAATGGAAATTTATACATTGCTGATAGGATAGACAGGGAGAAATTGTGTGGAGCTTCAGTTGATTGTGTCCTTACATTTGATTCTGTGGTAGAAAACCCCTTAAACATTTTTAGTGTTAAGATTGATATCAAGGATATAAATGACAATCCTCCTAAATTTCATCATGACACATTGACATTAGAAATCAGTGAATCAACCTCCCCAGGAGCAAAATTTGTATTACAAAATGCAGAAGATTTGGATATAGGTATTAATTCTCTGATAAGCTACAAACTCAGTACAAATCAGTATTTTGCTCTTAGAGAGAAGGTCAGCACTGATGGCAGTGTATTTCCAGAGCTCATACTAGAGAAACCTCTAGATCGAGAGACACAAGACAGGCATGAACTCATTCTAACAGCTTCTGATGGTGGAAATCCTGTACAGACAGGCACTGCTTAA